In the genome of Halobacterium noricense, one region contains:
- a CDS encoding ABC transporter ATP-binding protein, which yields MATLELDSVTKVFQDGNDEIVAVDDVSASVDDGEFLVVVGPSGCGKSTMLRMIAGLESITSGTLSLADRVINDVKSQDRNIAMVFQSYALYPHMSVRENMSFGLEESTDIPDDEIQQMVSETGELLGISELLDRKPSELSGGQQQRVALGRAIVRDPEVFLMDEPLSNLDAKLRAQMRTELQRLQDDLGVTTIYVTHDQTEAMTMGDRIAILNDGRLQQISTPLECYHKPANKFVAGFLGEPSMNFFDVTLQDGVLHGDSFEYPISADVQANLGDTTDLVFGIRPEDIELVESASDDHDFETVVDVIEPMGDENTVYLQFDPDAGEDAETLIASTDGFTRVPEGDEVVARIPEDAIHIFDRATGDALHNRSLDDAETIDLE from the coding sequence ATGGCAACGCTTGAACTCGACTCGGTAACGAAGGTATTCCAGGACGGGAACGACGAAATCGTCGCTGTCGACGACGTCTCGGCGTCGGTCGACGACGGCGAGTTCCTCGTCGTGGTCGGCCCCTCGGGCTGCGGCAAGTCGACGATGCTGCGGATGATTGCGGGCCTGGAGTCGATTACCTCCGGGACGCTCTCGCTGGCAGACCGCGTCATCAACGACGTGAAATCACAGGACCGGAACATCGCGATGGTGTTCCAGTCGTACGCACTGTACCCCCACATGTCCGTCCGCGAGAACATGTCGTTCGGGCTGGAGGAGTCCACCGATATTCCTGACGACGAGATTCAGCAGATGGTCTCCGAGACGGGCGAACTGCTCGGCATCTCCGAGCTGCTTGACCGAAAGCCGAGCGAACTCTCGGGCGGCCAGCAGCAGCGCGTCGCCCTCGGTCGCGCAATCGTGCGCGACCCGGAAGTGTTCCTGATGGACGAGCCGCTGTCGAACCTCGACGCGAAGCTCCGCGCGCAGATGCGCACCGAGCTCCAGCGGCTCCAGGACGACCTCGGCGTGACGACCATCTACGTGACCCACGACCAGACCGAGGCGATGACGATGGGCGACCGCATCGCCATCCTCAACGACGGTCGACTCCAGCAGATTAGCACGCCGTTGGAGTGCTACCACAAGCCAGCGAACAAATTCGTCGCGGGCTTCCTCGGCGAACCGTCGATGAATTTCTTCGACGTGACGCTGCAGGACGGCGTCCTGCACGGGGACTCCTTCGAGTACCCCATCAGTGCCGACGTGCAGGCGAACCTCGGCGACACGACCGACCTCGTCTTCGGTATCCGTCCCGAAGACATCGAACTCGTCGAGAGCGCGAGCGACGACCACGACTTCGAGACGGTCGTCGACGTCATCGAACCGATGGGCGACGAGAACACGGTCTACCTCCAGTTCGACCCCGACGCCGGCGAGGACGCCGAGACGCTCATCGCGTCGACTGACGGCTTCACTCGCGTCCCCGAAGGCGACGAGGTCGTCGCGCGGATTCCCGAAGACGCGATTCACATCTTCGACCGTGCGACCGGCGACGCGCTGCACAACCGCTCGCTGGACGACGCCGAGACAATCGACCTCGAATAG
- a CDS encoding MFS transporter, whose product MNRNDRSIVGLVALAHAMVHTYELSIPILIPLWLDTFPVGQGTIGLVVAAGYALFGLGALPGGILSDTVGSRRLIAGCLFGMAASFALLSVAPSILVVALALVCWGVAASVYHPSGLSLISTGVEDRGDAFAYHGIAGNVGTAAGPLAVTLLLLVADWRVVTALLAVPAVIAGLVALRVRFDEHAAVAATDGGDSKASVGVSSVSEFLSESKLLLAGPFVAVFAIVMLSGLYYRGILTFLPDLLSELPAFAPVQFAGRELEPYRYAYAGLLMVGVAGQYAGGKLTDLIPTERGIGITFAALAVLAVVFLPAANAGLLPLLVVGALLGFTLFVIQPMYQATVAQYTPSGTRGLSYGYTYLGVFGVGSAGSAMAGSILEYSNATVLFGVLAVLALGGASIAAVLAAR is encoded by the coding sequence GTGAACCGGAACGACCGCTCTATCGTCGGACTCGTGGCGCTCGCACACGCTATGGTCCACACGTACGAACTCTCCATCCCGATTCTCATCCCGCTGTGGCTGGACACGTTCCCGGTCGGCCAGGGCACGATCGGCCTCGTCGTCGCTGCCGGCTACGCGCTGTTCGGCCTCGGCGCGCTCCCCGGCGGCATCCTCTCGGACACTGTCGGCTCGCGCCGGCTCATCGCGGGCTGCCTGTTCGGCATGGCCGCGTCGTTCGCCCTGCTGTCGGTCGCACCCTCCATCCTCGTCGTCGCGCTCGCACTCGTCTGCTGGGGGGTCGCCGCCAGCGTCTACCACCCTTCGGGGCTGTCGCTCATCTCCACGGGCGTCGAGGACCGCGGCGACGCCTTCGCGTACCACGGCATCGCCGGCAACGTCGGCACCGCCGCCGGCCCGCTCGCGGTCACGCTCCTGTTGCTCGTAGCGGACTGGCGGGTCGTCACCGCACTGCTCGCCGTGCCCGCCGTTATTGCGGGACTCGTTGCTCTCCGCGTTCGCTTCGACGAACACGCCGCCGTCGCTGCTACAGACGGTGGCGACTCGAAAGCCAGCGTCGGCGTCTCCTCGGTGAGCGAGTTCCTCTCGGAGTCGAAACTCCTACTCGCCGGGCCGTTCGTCGCCGTCTTCGCCATCGTCATGCTGAGCGGGCTCTACTACCGTGGCATCCTCACGTTCCTCCCCGACCTGCTCTCCGAGCTGCCAGCGTTCGCGCCCGTTCAGTTCGCCGGCCGCGAACTCGAGCCGTACCGCTACGCGTACGCCGGCCTGCTGATGGTCGGCGTCGCCGGGCAGTACGCCGGCGGGAAGCTCACTGACCTCATCCCGACCGAGCGCGGCATCGGCATCACGTTCGCCGCGCTCGCGGTGCTCGCCGTCGTCTTCCTCCCGGCCGCGAACGCCGGACTCCTGCCGCTGCTGGTGGTCGGCGCACTCCTCGGGTTCACGCTGTTCGTCATCCAGCCGATGTACCAGGCGACCGTCGCCCAGTACACGCCCTCGGGGACGCGCGGGCTCTCCTACGGGTACACCTACCTCGGCGTGTTCGGCGTCGGCTCTGCCGGCTCCGCGATGGCGGGGAGCATCCTCGAATACTCGAACGCGACCGTGCTGTTCGGCGTGCTCGCGGTGCTCGCGCTCGGCGGTGCGAGCATCGCGGCCGTGCTCGCCGCCCGGTAG
- a CDS encoding BolA family protein gives MDLTFADIEAIIEDEIPDAEATISRMRGEHDDDHLAATVVSPAFEGKRLVQQHQLVYDALDEHMTEEIHALELSTYTPEEYEEHA, from the coding sequence ATGGACCTGACGTTCGCGGACATCGAAGCCATCATCGAGGACGAGATTCCGGACGCCGAGGCGACTATCTCGCGGATGCGCGGCGAGCACGACGACGACCACCTCGCGGCCACCGTCGTCTCGCCCGCCTTCGAAGGCAAGCGCCTCGTCCAGCAACACCAGCTCGTCTACGACGCCCTCGACGAACACATGACCGAGGAGATTCACGCGCTGGAACTGTCGACGTACACGCCCGAGGAGTACGAAGAGCACGCCTGA
- a CDS encoding ornithine cyclodeaminase family protein, with protein sequence MTETLFLSDDDVAGLADPADYVEAVRDAYRQRGEGAPAEPRTKLLNESPPGMFTAYAAVLPETGAMGGYMYSAGFADADAWFVTPLFDADTGEPLAIVDGARMNPFKTGAAGAVGVDALAREDASTLAVVGSGAQARGQLRATATVRDFDEVRVFSPTEANREAFAAEMDDDLAVSVEAVSSSTAAVEGADVVVTATNASEPVFDSADLADGAHVTAMGQYNPEKHELDAETIERAVYVPDLRDRVTQDAGSFIHALEEGDVTEDHVHAELGDVVAGNAPGRVSDDDVTVFDSGGTGIETAAAAYMLYERASELDLGTEIEFAPASEALTGE encoded by the coding sequence ATGACCGAGACGCTGTTCCTCTCCGACGACGACGTCGCAGGGCTCGCCGACCCCGCCGACTACGTTGAGGCCGTTCGCGACGCGTACCGACAACGCGGCGAGGGCGCGCCCGCCGAGCCGCGCACGAAACTCCTCAACGAGTCCCCACCCGGCATGTTCACCGCGTACGCCGCCGTCCTCCCCGAGACCGGCGCGATGGGCGGCTACATGTACAGCGCGGGCTTCGCAGACGCCGACGCGTGGTTCGTCACGCCGCTGTTCGACGCCGACACCGGCGAGCCGCTCGCCATCGTCGACGGCGCGCGCATGAACCCGTTCAAGACGGGCGCAGCGGGCGCGGTCGGCGTCGATGCGCTCGCCCGCGAGGACGCCAGCACGCTCGCCGTCGTCGGGAGTGGCGCACAAGCCCGCGGCCAACTCCGCGCGACCGCCACAGTCCGAGACTTCGACGAAGTGCGCGTGTTCTCGCCGACTGAAGCCAACCGCGAAGCGTTCGCCGCAGAGATGGACGACGACCTCGCCGTCTCCGTCGAGGCCGTTTCGTCCAGTACCGCGGCCGTCGAGGGCGCAGACGTCGTCGTCACCGCGACGAACGCGAGTGAACCCGTCTTCGACAGCGCGGACCTCGCGGACGGCGCACACGTCACTGCGATGGGCCAGTACAACCCCGAGAAGCACGAACTCGACGCCGAAACCATCGAGCGCGCGGTCTACGTCCCCGACCTCCGCGACCGCGTCACGCAGGACGCCGGCTCGTTCATCCACGCGCTTGAGGAGGGCGACGTCACGGAGGACCACGTCCACGCTGAACTCGGCGACGTGGTCGCCGGGAACGCGCCCGGGCGCGTCTCCGACGACGACGTGACCGTCTTCGACAGTGGCGGCACGGGCATCGAGACCGCCGCGGCCGCATACATGCTCTACGAGCGCGCGAGCGAGCTCGACCTCGGCACCGAAATCGAGTTCGCGCCCGCGAGCGAGGCGCTCACCGGCGAGTAG
- a CDS encoding carbohydrate ABC transporter permease has protein sequence MFDNLRRLCAALSPTSRADEEVRPDGGVVSEESPRQPDSGSDPGPVGRVTEALNSRFGSDFTESSVFWLLPFLLMALFVYGAIIWNLLISLTDYQGFANAPDYSNLDFEMYARALGDPGFVDAAINTFVLLIGFTGVTLAVGLVLAILIDRGIRFENSFRTIYLLPMSLSFVVTAQFWLWMYNYNNGIVNSVIGVFGFGPVSWLGNQAVVLPAIIFALMWQFSGYAMVVYLAGLRAIPSEHYEAAKVDGASTLKMYWRVIIPQLKGATISAAVVLMVFAMKAFDFLYSLVGGYRPPNGADILATKMVREAYANLNWAYGSAIAIVLFAMALSVIGPYLVYEYRRDNL, from the coding sequence ATGTTCGACAATCTCCGTCGGTTGTGCGCCGCTCTCAGCCCGACGTCCCGGGCCGACGAGGAGGTCCGTCCCGACGGCGGCGTCGTGAGCGAAGAATCCCCTCGGCAGCCGGACTCGGGGTCGGACCCGGGACCCGTCGGCCGGGTCACCGAGGCCCTGAATAGCCGCTTCGGTAGCGACTTCACCGAGTCCTCCGTATTCTGGCTGCTGCCGTTCCTGCTGATGGCGCTGTTCGTCTACGGGGCGATCATCTGGAACCTGCTCATCTCGCTGACCGACTACCAGGGGTTCGCGAACGCACCGGACTACTCGAACCTCGACTTCGAGATGTACGCGCGGGCGCTCGGTGACCCAGGATTCGTCGACGCCGCGATCAACACCTTCGTCCTGCTCATCGGGTTCACCGGAGTGACGCTCGCGGTTGGGCTCGTACTGGCGATTCTCATCGACAGGGGAATCCGGTTCGAGAACTCGTTCCGGACGATCTACCTCCTGCCGATGAGCCTCTCGTTCGTGGTGACCGCGCAGTTCTGGTTGTGGATGTACAACTACAACAACGGTATCGTCAACAGCGTCATCGGCGTGTTCGGGTTTGGCCCAGTGAGCTGGTTGGGGAATCAGGCAGTCGTCCTCCCAGCGATCATCTTCGCGCTGATGTGGCAGTTCTCGGGGTACGCGATGGTCGTGTATCTCGCGGGCCTCCGCGCGATTCCCAGCGAGCACTACGAGGCTGCGAAGGTCGACGGCGCGTCGACCCTGAAGATGTACTGGCGCGTCATCATCCCACAGTTGAAGGGCGCGACCATCAGCGCCGCCGTCGTGCTGATGGTGTTCGCGATGAAGGCCTTCGACTTCCTCTACTCGCTGGTCGGCGGCTATCGACCGCCGAACGGTGCGGACATTCTGGCGACGAAGATGGTTCGTGAAGCGTACGCGAATCTCAACTGGGCGTACGGGTCCGCGATTGCCATCGTCCTGTTCGCGATGGCGCTCAGCGTCATCGGCCCGTACCTCGTCTACGAATACCGGAGGGACAACCTATGA
- a CDS encoding carbohydrate ABC transporter permease: MSDTESRTNGDAAVAAQIRRTLDQTTVEDVGLYVVLLVMAVFYLVPIESGLVTSFKTGTAVIETAPFAPPGPSGFTLAKWQASVDALLRGMGNSLLYAVPATVISAVVGSLMAYGLTIPNWKQAYKAPLLAIIIAGIFIPYQAVLVPLTQFWSQWVGLTNLLSFVWALGIPNDYAGIIELIVTHVAYGIPMCTLLFRTYYTNLSEEMIESARLDGASLRRVYRRIVLPLSGPMFAVVLIYQFTQIWNDLLFTLVLVATESSPAAPVVLILAGLGSSLEGQDFALRMAGAFLAALPTLAVYIFFGDEFAEGVAA; this comes from the coding sequence ATGAGCGACACCGAATCTCGAACGAACGGCGACGCGGCGGTGGCGGCCCAAATCCGCCGGACCCTCGACCAGACGACGGTAGAAGACGTCGGACTGTACGTCGTGCTGCTCGTGATGGCGGTCTTCTACCTCGTCCCCATCGAGTCCGGACTAGTCACCTCGTTCAAGACCGGGACTGCGGTCATCGAGACCGCGCCGTTCGCTCCCCCGGGACCGAGCGGGTTCACGCTGGCGAAGTGGCAGGCGTCCGTCGACGCGCTGCTGCGCGGGATGGGCAACAGCCTGCTGTACGCCGTGCCGGCGACGGTCATCTCGGCCGTCGTCGGGAGTCTGATGGCGTACGGGCTCACGATTCCCAACTGGAAGCAGGCGTACAAGGCCCCGCTGCTCGCGATCATCATCGCGGGCATCTTCATCCCGTACCAGGCCGTGCTGGTGCCGCTGACCCAGTTCTGGTCGCAGTGGGTCGGACTCACGAACCTGCTGTCGTTCGTCTGGGCGCTGGGCATCCCCAACGACTACGCCGGCATCATCGAACTGATTGTCACGCACGTCGCGTACGGGATTCCCATGTGTACGCTCCTGTTCCGGACGTACTACACGAACCTGAGTGAGGAGATGATCGAGTCGGCGCGACTCGACGGGGCGTCGCTCCGTCGGGTCTACCGCCGCATCGTGCTCCCGCTGTCGGGGCCGATGTTCGCGGTCGTCCTCATCTACCAATTCACGCAGATCTGGAACGACCTGCTGTTCACGCTGGTACTAGTCGCGACAGAGTCGAGCCCGGCCGCGCCGGTCGTGTTGATTCTCGCCGGCCTCGGGTCCTCGCTGGAGGGCCAGGACTTCGCGCTCCGGATGGCTGGAGCGTTCCTCGCGGCGTTGCCGACTCTCGCGGTCTACATCTTCTTCGGCGACGAGTTCGCCGAGGGGGTGGCGGCGTGA
- a CDS encoding GNAT family N-acetyltransferase, whose product MQYAVLGGPDDGPTLRLDWRAFSYAGKFVMSNTGKAIAFEGAPLAERADWPPAARDADDPVADIVGAVSFNDDRTDSGTAWLRYVTVREDRRSDGIGARLCAFAADHLLADHERVKIAVNNPFAYEALHKADFGFTGEETGIAELVLERPCADRAARYQDGLDVYRERDLSEEEAAFLDRKAGSGPPARIDS is encoded by the coding sequence GTGCAGTACGCGGTACTCGGTGGTCCCGACGACGGCCCGACGCTCCGCCTCGACTGGCGGGCGTTCAGCTACGCCGGGAAGTTCGTAATGTCGAACACCGGGAAAGCGATAGCGTTCGAGGGCGCGCCGCTGGCCGAGCGCGCGGACTGGCCGCCGGCGGCCCGCGACGCCGACGATCCGGTTGCGGATATTGTGGGTGCTGTCTCGTTCAACGACGACCGCACCGACTCGGGGACGGCGTGGCTGCGGTACGTCACGGTGCGCGAGGACCGCCGCAGCGACGGCATCGGCGCGCGCCTCTGCGCGTTCGCCGCGGACCACCTGCTCGCCGACCACGAGCGCGTCAAGATTGCGGTGAACAACCCCTTCGCGTACGAAGCGCTCCACAAGGCCGACTTCGGGTTCACGGGCGAGGAAACCGGCATCGCGGAGTTAGTGCTGGAGCGTCCCTGCGCGGACCGCGCGGCGCGCTATCAGGACGGCCTCGACGTCTACCGCGAACGCGACCTTTCCGAGGAAGAAGCGGCGTTCCTCGACCGGAAGGCTGGCAGCGGGCCGCCCGCGCGAATCGACTCGTAG
- a CDS encoding class I SAM-dependent methyltransferase: MHDVQYFEWFAPVYDLVMPAADRGDLVAGLAAAERSVDRVLDVGGGTGRAARALARDTTEVAGRDVTVVDASARMLAEARESGLPAVRGDAAALPYRDDSVDAITIVDALHHFPDRDGALAEAKRVLRPGGVLVVRDFNPETLRGRLLVAAEHAVAFHSSFDAPDDLAARMEKTGLDARVLNRGFAYTVVGVEPGPT, from the coding sequence ATGCACGACGTCCAGTACTTCGAGTGGTTCGCGCCGGTGTACGACCTCGTGATGCCGGCCGCGGACCGCGGCGACCTCGTAGCAGGGCTGGCAGCGGCCGAACGCTCGGTCGACCGCGTGCTCGACGTCGGCGGTGGCACTGGGCGCGCGGCCCGTGCGCTCGCTCGGGACACCACCGAGGTCGCAGGACGGGACGTCACGGTCGTCGACGCCAGCGCGCGGATGCTGGCGGAAGCCCGCGAGAGCGGACTGCCAGCAGTTCGCGGCGACGCCGCCGCACTCCCGTACCGCGACGACAGCGTGGACGCGATTACTATCGTGGACGCGCTCCACCACTTCCCCGACCGAGACGGTGCGCTCGCGGAAGCAAAGCGCGTTCTTCGACCCGGTGGCGTGCTCGTCGTCCGCGACTTCAATCCAGAGACGCTGCGAGGCCGCCTGCTTGTCGCTGCCGAGCACGCCGTCGCGTTCCACTCGTCGTTCGACGCGCCCGACGACCTCGCCGCGCGGATGGAGAAGACAGGACTGGACGCTCGCGTGCTCAACCGCGGGTTCGCGTACACCGTCGTCGGCGTCGAACCGGGACCAACATAG
- a CDS encoding DUF3054 domain-containing protein, whose product MDLYDADPRAVVRFLPGDLLAIFAFVLVGTLSHGSLTPQRYAGVLVPFVVGWVVVAPFAGGYDASVRESTRAALLYGAASWLGADFLAQLLRGTPFFPGNADPQFFIVALVFGTIALTVARFLTLVIVDYRS is encoded by the coding sequence ATGGACCTCTACGACGCCGACCCGCGCGCAGTCGTTCGATTCCTGCCGGGCGACCTGCTGGCCATCTTCGCGTTCGTGCTCGTGGGGACGCTCTCACACGGCTCACTGACGCCGCAGCGGTACGCCGGCGTGCTCGTTCCGTTCGTCGTCGGCTGGGTGGTCGTCGCGCCGTTCGCGGGCGGCTACGACGCCAGCGTCCGCGAGTCCACGCGCGCCGCGCTGCTGTACGGCGCGGCGTCGTGGCTGGGCGCAGACTTCCTCGCGCAACTGCTGCGCGGCACACCGTTCTTCCCGGGGAACGCCGACCCCCAGTTCTTCATCGTCGCGCTCGTGTTCGGCACGATAGCGCTCACCGTCGCGCGATTCCTCACGCTCGTCATCGTCGACTACCGTAGCTAG
- a CDS encoding presenilin family intramembrane aspartyl protease PSH, with translation MKDSLRGVPVLVGVVALFLVVQFGALALLEPFESAGLQSTENPQNPLNSIFYVAFLLVATAGILLVIKYDQQWILRGFILFTSGFIATYVFGVVLPTVELAGVDLATYGPAVALVVALYVYPEWWVIDSAGAILGMGAAALFGISFGILPALVLLTALAVYDAISVYGTEHMLTLAEGVMELRLPIVLVVPATRGYSFLEEADGDAEVVKEEDIEGDEESESEERQLEGVDEEEREAYFIGLGDAVMPTILVASAAHFLDTPVVFGVELAALTAIVGTLIGLLVLMRMVFAGRAHAGLPLLNGGAIAGYLVGAVAAGIPLVEALGLAPYV, from the coding sequence ATGAAGGATTCGCTGCGCGGCGTCCCGGTGCTCGTGGGCGTCGTCGCGCTGTTTCTCGTCGTGCAGTTCGGCGCGCTCGCGCTCCTCGAACCGTTCGAGAGCGCCGGCCTCCAGTCCACCGAGAACCCCCAGAACCCGCTGAACAGCATCTTCTACGTCGCGTTTCTGCTGGTCGCGACAGCTGGTATTCTGCTGGTCATCAAGTACGACCAGCAGTGGATTTTGCGCGGGTTCATCCTGTTCACGAGCGGGTTCATCGCGACGTACGTGTTCGGCGTCGTGCTCCCGACGGTCGAACTCGCAGGGGTGGACCTCGCGACCTACGGGCCGGCAGTCGCGCTCGTCGTCGCGCTGTACGTCTACCCGGAGTGGTGGGTCATCGACAGCGCGGGCGCCATCCTCGGGATGGGCGCGGCGGCGCTGTTCGGCATCAGTTTCGGGATTCTGCCGGCGCTCGTGCTGCTGACGGCGCTGGCCGTCTACGACGCCATTAGCGTCTACGGCACCGAGCACATGCTCACGCTCGCGGAGGGCGTGATGGAACTCCGGCTCCCCATCGTGTTGGTTGTGCCGGCGACGCGCGGCTACTCGTTCCTCGAAGAAGCCGACGGCGACGCCGAAGTCGTCAAGGAGGAAGACATCGAGGGTGACGAGGAGAGCGAATCCGAGGAGCGCCAACTCGAAGGCGTTGACGAGGAGGAACGCGAGGCGTACTTCATCGGGCTCGGGGACGCCGTGATGCCGACGATTCTCGTCGCGAGCGCGGCGCACTTCCTCGACACGCCCGTCGTGTTCGGCGTGGAGTTGGCGGCGCTGACCGCGATTGTCGGGACGCTGATCGGGCTCCTCGTCTTGATGCGAATGGTGTTCGCGGGGCGCGCACACGCCGGTCTCCCGCTGCTGAACGGTGGCGCTATCGCAGGCTACCTAGTGGGTGCGGTCGCGGCGGGCATCCCGCTCGTGGAAGCCCTGGGGCTCGCGCCGTACGTCTAA
- the fen gene encoding flap endonuclease-1 produces the protein MGNADLRQLAVIEEVPFDELEGDVVAVDAHNWLYKYLTTTVQWTSESIYTTSEGIEVANLVGIVQGLPKFFENDLTPIFVWDGGVTELKDEEVEARREQRERYEEELEEAREAGEAIEAARLEARTQRLTETIHETSRELLDLLDVPQVEAPAEGEAQAAHMARVDDDVDYAGSDDYDCLLLGAPVTLRQLTSKGAPERMDFEATLDEHDLTWEQLVDVGILCGTDFNEGITGFGPKTALKAIHEHGDLWGVLDAEGEHVEYADRIREMFLNPDVTDDYDLDLEPSPDIDAAREYVIEEWEVDAAELERGFSRIEDSVVQTGLDQWT, from the coding sequence ATGGGTAACGCGGACCTCCGGCAGCTCGCGGTCATCGAGGAGGTTCCCTTCGACGAATTGGAGGGGGACGTGGTGGCCGTGGACGCGCACAACTGGCTGTACAAGTACCTCACGACGACGGTCCAGTGGACCAGCGAGAGCATCTACACGACCAGCGAGGGCATCGAGGTCGCGAACCTGGTGGGCATCGTGCAGGGCCTGCCGAAGTTCTTCGAGAACGACCTCACGCCGATTTTCGTCTGGGACGGCGGCGTCACGGAACTCAAAGACGAGGAGGTCGAGGCGCGCCGCGAGCAGCGCGAGCGCTACGAGGAGGAACTCGAAGAAGCACGCGAAGCGGGCGAGGCAATCGAGGCCGCGCGCCTGGAAGCTCGCACGCAGCGACTCACGGAGACCATCCACGAAACCTCCCGGGAACTCCTGGACCTGCTGGACGTGCCGCAGGTCGAGGCGCCCGCGGAGGGCGAGGCGCAGGCAGCGCACATGGCGCGCGTGGACGACGACGTCGACTACGCGGGCAGCGACGACTACGACTGCCTGTTGCTCGGCGCGCCCGTGACGCTCCGCCAACTCACGAGCAAGGGTGCGCCCGAGCGCATGGACTTCGAAGCGACGCTCGACGAGCACGACCTGACGTGGGAACAACTCGTCGACGTCGGCATCCTCTGTGGCACGGACTTCAACGAGGGCATCACGGGCTTCGGTCCGAAGACCGCGCTGAAGGCCATCCACGAGCACGGCGACCTCTGGGGCGTCCTCGATGCCGAGGGCGAGCACGTCGAGTACGCCGACCGCATCCGCGAGATGTTCTTAAACCCGGACGTCACCGACGACTACGACCTCGACCTAGAGCCGTCGCCGGACATCGACGCAGCCCGCGAGTACGTAATCGAGGAGTGGGAGGTCGACGCCGCGGAACTCGAACGTGGGTTCTCTCGCATCGAGGACAGCGTCGTCCAGACCGGCCTCGACCAGTGGACCTGA
- the srp19 gene encoding signal recognition particle subunit SRP19, producing MVENVIWPAYFDATLSRREGRRVPESLSVEDPTVDEVATAVQQVGYDAVVERDVAYPRQHWEDSGRVLVKGADDAGKSDLLQAVAAYVTALRE from the coding sequence ATGGTCGAGAACGTCATCTGGCCCGCGTACTTCGACGCGACGCTGTCGCGTCGCGAGGGCCGCCGCGTCCCCGAATCCCTCTCCGTCGAAGACCCGACGGTCGACGAGGTCGCGACCGCCGTCCAACAGGTCGGCTACGACGCGGTCGTCGAACGCGACGTCGCGTACCCGCGCCAGCACTGGGAGGACTCCGGGCGCGTCCTCGTGAAGGGTGCCGACGACGCCGGGAAGTCCGATCTCCTGCAGGCCGTCGCGGCGTACGTGACGGCGCTGCGCGAATAA
- a CDS encoding H/ACA ribonucleoprotein complex subunit GAR1: protein MERAGDVVRTAQNVAVVRCESDDHPDIGAVVVDQNLDEVGRVVDVFGPVERPYLSVTPNEGVHLPVLVGQTLYVR, encoded by the coding sequence ATGGAGCGCGCCGGCGACGTCGTCCGTACTGCGCAGAACGTCGCAGTCGTACGCTGCGAGAGCGACGACCACCCCGACATCGGGGCTGTAGTCGTCGACCAAAACCTCGACGAAGTCGGGCGCGTCGTCGACGTCTTCGGGCCGGTCGAGCGACCGTACCTCTCGGTCACGCCCAACGAGGGCGTCCACCTCCCGGTGCTGGTCGGCCAGACACTGTACGTTCGGTAG